A region of Methanomicrobium sp. W14 DNA encodes the following proteins:
- a CDS encoding universal stress protein yields MFKTILVAVDGSKASEKAIEAAIDESKIRKSAVNAVYVIETGLFRDIPTDSTMELLYTKFETIGKEAFSQGEDVAKKSNVEIKTYIRKGHAGDEILKLADEINADLIVVGSTGKSNVDRMFLGSVSEYVIRNSKVSTMVVRV; encoded by the coding sequence ATGTTTAAGACCATCCTCGTAGCAGTGGACGGCTCAAAGGCCAGTGAAAAGGCAATTGAAGCAGCCATCGACGAGTCTAAAATTCGGAAATCCGCTGTCAACGCAGTATATGTGATTGAAACAGGGCTTTTCAGGGATATTCCAACCGACAGCACAATGGAACTTTTGTATACAAAGTTTGAGACTATCGGAAAGGAAGCATTCAGTCAGGGGGAAGACGTTGCCAAAAAGAGCAATGTCGAGATAAAAACATATATCAGAAAGGGGCACGCGGGGGATGAAATCCTCAAACTTGCCGATGAAATAAATGCCGATCTCATAGTTGTCGGGTCAACCGGAAAAAGTAATGTTGACCGCATGTTCCTGGGCAGTGTTTCTGAATATGTAATACGCAACAGCAAAGTATCGACAATGGTGGTGAGAGTATAG
- a CDS encoding 4Fe-4S binding protein gives MFSIICYIKEFTRAEWLKKFFFAKTPPLKTPPHFRDFPVVTDKECTHELRCMMICPAPGAIEVLKDDEGKWGPVIYKGHCIRCGLCVEACPDDVLTSGRILEQNEIDRTSYLASFHITVNDALCMKCGNCSVACPVNKEIDPELAYNATSSSGDVIMRVKNSKLTILHPEKCTGCKTCEETCPNRAIRVARIVEGDQDTE, from the coding sequence ATGTTTTCAATAATCTGTTACATTAAAGAGTTCACGCGGGCCGAATGGCTGAAAAAATTCTTCTTTGCAAAAACGCCCCCCCTTAAAACTCCGCCGCACTTCAGGGACTTTCCTGTAGTTACAGACAAAGAATGCACACATGAACTGCGGTGCATGATGATATGCCCGGCTCCCGGGGCAATAGAAGTTTTAAAAGACGACGAAGGCAAATGGGGCCCTGTCATTTACAAAGGGCACTGCATAAGGTGCGGGCTTTGCGTTGAGGCCTGCCCTGACGATGTGCTTACATCAGGCAGGATTCTTGAGCAGAACGAAATCGACAGGACATCTTACCTTGCTTCGTTTCACATAACCGTAAACGATGCACTGTGCATGAAATGCGGCAACTGTTCGGTCGCATGCCCCGTAAACAAGGAAATCGACCCTGAACTTGCATACAATGCCACATCGTCAAGCGGTGACGTGATAATGAGGGTCAAAAACTCAAAGCTTACAATACTTCATCCTGAAAAATGCACAGGCTGCAAGACATGCGAAGAGACATGCCCGAACAGGGCGATAAGGGTTGCAAGAATCGTCGAGGGGGACCAGGACACGGAGTAA
- a CDS encoding amidohydrolase family protein, which yields MSDCFTISGRACTGEDLEVRDVEIVVENGIISEINDKKNVPDRWIFPGFFNSHTHLADTVAMDAEVFGSLSELVAPPDGLKHRILRKTPPEVLKEAMVKSIEYMKRSATFGFCDFREGGVTGAGLLKEALKETGSFGIILGREGGEDISDGIGISSTKEGPQTKIFAENTRKTGGYVAFHAGEKDSRDVDSAIDAEPDLLIHMTHATDAQIKRCADMNIPIVICPRSNHALGVSDSDKYPPVKRMLEYGCRVLLGTDNVMFVQPDMLSEMSFLSYAYRTNPNDTLRMAVQGSEIFGKPFFIGENKIAAFFSVMPADSNLRFSLSPIKTIVNRVNLGMIERTYFKQIKK from the coding sequence ATGTCTGATTGTTTTACAATATCAGGAAGAGCATGTACAGGAGAGGACCTGGAAGTACGCGACGTTGAGATTGTGGTTGAAAACGGAATCATTTCAGAAATAAACGATAAGAAAAACGTCCCCGACAGGTGGATATTTCCCGGATTTTTCAATTCGCACACACACCTTGCAGACACCGTTGCAATGGACGCAGAGGTTTTTGGAAGCCTTTCAGAACTTGTCGCACCGCCTGACGGCTTAAAGCACAGGATACTCAGGAAAACCCCGCCTGAGGTCCTGAAAGAGGCCATGGTAAAAAGCATCGAATATATGAAACGTTCCGCAACATTCGGGTTCTGTGACTTCAGGGAGGGAGGAGTAACAGGTGCCGGGCTTTTAAAGGAAGCTTTAAAGGAAACAGGAAGTTTCGGAATCATTCTCGGAAGAGAAGGAGGAGAGGATATTTCGGACGGGATAGGCATCTCCAGCACAAAAGAAGGGCCACAGACAAAAATTTTTGCTGAAAATACCAGAAAAACAGGTGGATATGTTGCCTTTCATGCCGGCGAAAAAGACAGCCGGGACGTCGACTCCGCAATAGATGCAGAACCAGACCTCCTTATACACATGACGCATGCAACCGACGCACAGATCAAAAGATGTGCAGATATGAATATACCAATAGTCATATGCCCAAGGTCAAACCACGCGCTTGGCGTGTCAGACTCGGACAAATACCCGCCGGTAAAAAGAATGCTTGAATACGGATGCAGGGTCCTTCTGGGAACAGACAACGTGATGTTCGTTCAGCCTGACATGCTCTCGGAAATGTCTTTTCTCTCGTATGCATACCGGACAAACCCAAACGACACCCTGAGGATGGCTGTCCAGGGCTCTGAAATCTTTGGAAAACCATTTTTTATCGGAGAAAATAAAATAGCGGCTTTTTTCAGCGTTATGCCGGCAGACTCGAATCTGCGCTTCAGCCTCTCTCCAATAAAAACAATTGTAAACAGAGTGAATTTAGGGATGATTGAGAGAACCTATTTTAAGCAGATAAAAAAATAA
- a CDS encoding nickel-dependent hydrogenase large subunit: MKKTVDVSLPIGPVHPCFKEPARIKCETAGEKVLSAEVELGYVKKGIEKIMVGRPWQEVMFLAERICGICSVIHNMVFIETVERISRIDVPERAAYLRVIVNELDRIQSHILANYSYCYTIEHETLAMYLINLRETALDQLELITGARITCAYIIPGGVRFDLREEDKKTLFSALDKLEDDIKRFYKMFQTGPLIALRSVDVGKLTKEDAVISHAVGPTARASGIGVDQRTNHPTYQALGFEPVVMDSCDNYGRIALRFEEILQSINIIRKCLNELPKGLIRGGGIVSGGEFTWKGEAPRGELTYHVITDEEGRISEIGIQTPSIMNIEACAHYMLKDADSAADVTSTFISSDPCIACNER, translated from the coding sequence ATGAAAAAAACTGTAGACGTCTCACTTCCGATAGGCCCTGTCCACCCCTGCTTCAAGGAGCCTGCAAGAATCAAATGTGAGACCGCAGGCGAAAAAGTACTTTCCGCCGAGGTCGAACTCGGATACGTCAAAAAGGGCATAGAAAAAATTATGGTAGGAAGACCATGGCAGGAGGTGATGTTTCTTGCGGAAAGAATCTGCGGCATCTGCTCCGTCATACACAACATGGTCTTTATTGAAACAGTCGAGAGGATAAGCAGAATCGACGTCCCTGAAAGGGCTGCATACTTAAGGGTCATCGTAAACGAGCTTGACAGGATACAGTCACACATCCTTGCAAACTACTCCTACTGTTACACAATCGAGCACGAGACCCTTGCGATGTACCTGATAAACCTCCGTGAAACGGCCCTCGACCAGCTCGAACTCATAACCGGGGCAAGGATAACCTGTGCGTACATAATCCCCGGCGGCGTCAGGTTCGACTTAAGAGAAGAGGACAAAAAGACTCTTTTTTCCGCCCTCGACAAACTTGAGGACGACATAAAAAGGTTTTACAAAATGTTTCAGACAGGTCCCCTGATAGCCCTTCGAAGTGTAGACGTCGGAAAACTTACAAAAGAGGACGCGGTCATCTCGCACGCGGTCGGACCTACAGCACGTGCAAGCGGAATCGGCGTTGACCAGAGGACGAACCACCCGACCTACCAGGCCCTTGGTTTTGAGCCGGTCGTCATGGACTCCTGCGACAACTACGGAAGAATTGCCCTGCGTTTCGAAGAGATTCTTCAGAGCATAAATATTATCAGAAAATGCCTTAACGAACTCCCAAAAGGTCTTATCCGGGGCGGCGGGATAGTTTCTGGCGGGGAGTTTACATGGAAAGGCGAAGCTCCGAGAGGAGAACTCACATACCACGTCATAACCGATGAAGAAGGAAGAATCTCAGAGATTGGCATCCAGACCCCGTCCATAATGAACATAGAGGCATGTGCACACTACATGCTAAAGGACGCGGACTCGGCGGCTGACGTTACGTCGACCTTCATAAGCTCCGACCCGTGCATCGCGTGCAACGAGAGGTGA
- a CDS encoding DUF1922 domain-containing protein, which produces MYLILRCPGCSSFTYVDNFSQRRLCPVCGEIIVVKSSPVYLEVEDYRQAEAIVEELDRYLKKNRRKDLTPEEKNIIVEEYAEWMRKNLTV; this is translated from the coding sequence GTGTATCTTATACTCCGCTGTCCGGGATGCTCATCATTCACGTACGTCGACAACTTCAGCCAGCGGAGGCTCTGCCCTGTCTGCGGGGAGATAATAGTGGTTAAGTCCTCACCTGTCTATCTTGAGGTGGAGGACTACAGGCAGGCCGAGGCGATTGTCGAAGAGCTTGACAGGTATCTGAAAAAGAACAGGCGTAAAGACCTGACGCCTGAAGAAAAAAATATAATCGTTGAGGAATATGCCGAGTGGATGAGAAAAAACCTGACAGTATGA
- the psmB gene encoding archaeal proteasome endopeptidase complex subunit beta — MQQSSEILKGTTTVGLIFDDGVVLATERRATMGNMIASKKAKKVYQIAEKIGMTTAGGVGDAQQLVRLMQVECSLYDIRRGRPMTVGAAASLLSNVLNQHRMMPYYVQLLVGGVDKNGPSIYSVDAMGGASPEEDIVATGSGSPFAYGVLEDRYEKGMNEKETTELAARAVTSAMRRDSASGEDISIVVITKDKYEEFSKKGITN, encoded by the coding sequence ATGCAGCAGAGCTCCGAGATATTAAAAGGAACAACAACAGTCGGGCTCATCTTCGATGACGGTGTTGTACTTGCCACCGAAAGAAGAGCCACGATGGGCAATATGATTGCAAGTAAAAAAGCAAAAAAAGTCTACCAGATAGCAGAAAAGATTGGTATGACAACAGCCGGAGGTGTAGGTGACGCCCAGCAGCTGGTCAGGCTTATGCAGGTTGAATGCAGCCTCTACGACATCAGAAGGGGAAGACCAATGACAGTCGGTGCAGCCGCATCGCTTTTAAGCAATGTGTTAAACCAGCACAGGATGATGCCCTACTACGTTCAGCTTCTTGTGGGCGGTGTAGACAAAAACGGCCCTTCAATCTATTCTGTTGACGCAATGGGAGGCGCCTCGCCTGAAGAAGATATAGTTGCAACAGGTTCAGGCTCTCCTTTCGCATATGGTGTCTTAGAAGACCGCTATGAAAAGGGAATGAATGAAAAAGAGACAACAGAACTCGCAGCAAGAGCTGTAACATCCGCCATGAGGAGGGACTCCGCATCCGGTGAGGACATCAGCATTGTCGTTATAACAAAAGACAAATACGAAGAGTTCAGTAAGAAAGGAATTACAAATTAG
- a CDS encoding NADH-quinone oxidoreductase subunit B family protein has translation MGIIQSIKNSVRQRSIHVCYVNVGSCNGCDIEILACLSPRYDIEQYGIYVHNNPREADILLVTGAMCEQWEDKLADIWNKIPEPKAAITIGNCPVSGCTFNRRGSYIDPPVSKHIPIAASIPGCPPRPTEIISTILELAPKVFKDYEERQG, from the coding sequence ATGGGCATAATTCAGTCGATAAAAAATTCAGTCAGGCAGAGGTCAATTCATGTCTGCTACGTCAACGTCGGTTCATGCAATGGGTGCGACATAGAAATACTTGCATGCCTTTCACCAAGATACGACATCGAGCAGTACGGAATATATGTCCACAACAACCCGCGTGAGGCCGATATCCTTCTTGTTACCGGAGCGATGTGCGAACAGTGGGAGGACAAGCTTGCGGACATCTGGAACAAAATACCCGAGCCGAAGGCTGCAATAACTATAGGTAACTGCCCCGTATCGGGCTGCACGTTCAACAGGAGGGGGAGCTACATAGACCCGCCGGTCTCAAAGCACATACCTATAGCCGCATCGATTCCGGGGTGCCCGCCTAGGCCGACGGAAATAATAAGCACGATTCTTGAGCTTGCCCCGAAGGTCTTTAAGGATTACGAGGAGAGACAGGGATGA
- a CDS encoding DUF1959 family protein translates to MTDYIYEKDLFAMKFRILISPVHNRVISEISGGLGLNIQDLRKSLIETLDMSYLENIPARYKSWCEENPDHEKDLKSGLCSKLFTTYIPVIKKERMEEINKSVIRLEESGTSEQDAVKSGRNEVLVEILKWA, encoded by the coding sequence ATGACTGACTACATCTACGAAAAGGACCTGTTTGCGATGAAGTTTAGGATTCTGATAAGCCCTGTCCACAACAGGGTCATATCGGAAATTTCCGGGGGTCTCGGCTTAAACATACAGGACTTAAGAAAGTCCCTTATCGAAACCCTTGACATGTCCTATCTTGAAAACATCCCGGCACGCTACAAAAGCTGGTGCGAAGAAAACCCCGACCACGAAAAAGACCTGAAGTCAGGACTTTGTTCAAAACTTTTCACCACCTACATCCCGGTGATAAAAAAAGAGAGGATGGAGGAGATAAATAAGTCCGTCATAAGACTTGAGGAATCGGGAACAAGTGAACAGGACGCGGTAAAAAGCGGAAGAAACGAGGTATTAGTGGAGATATTGAAATGGGCATAA
- a CDS encoding CBS domain-containing protein, which yields MIEDVVSVETPGNRDDVLRILKRTGISGVPVTQNGELVGIITRKDLLRKSDETQLSLLMTSSPVTISPNSTINEAARIMDEKKFRRLPVVENGRLIGILSIADLIGAIAQMKFKTEIKEGFTRPTFALWEETPLPLVGRIMEISGFDAIPILNRDSMLTGIISERDLIKNAMIEDSVEVSDLSNGTDDDEWTWESIRDMHTISFGISKVQLPDKLVKEAMVKDVVAVPQNAEVSECALKMKRSRVDQLPVVNGDKKITSMLFDRKLIKILIN from the coding sequence ATGATAGAAGACGTGGTTTCCGTGGAAACGCCCGGAAACAGGGACGATGTCTTAAGAATCCTGAAGAGAACAGGCATCAGCGGAGTTCCCGTAACCCAGAACGGGGAGCTTGTAGGAATAATTACAAGAAAAGACCTCTTAAGAAAATCAGACGAAACACAGCTGAGTCTTTTAATGACCTCCAGCCCAGTCACGATTTCTCCCAATTCCACTATTAACGAAGCCGCAAGGATTATGGACGAAAAGAAGTTCAGGAGGCTTCCTGTAGTCGAAAACGGGAGACTTATAGGTATTCTCAGCATTGCAGACCTTATAGGCGCAATTGCACAGATGAAATTCAAAACCGAGATTAAGGAAGGTTTTACACGCCCTACATTTGCGCTCTGGGAGGAGACACCACTGCCCCTGGTGGGAAGAATTATGGAAATATCAGGGTTTGACGCAATACCTATTCTCAACCGTGACTCAATGCTTACAGGCATAATCTCGGAACGTGATCTCATCAAAAACGCGATGATAGAGGACAGCGTTGAAGTAAGCGACCTTTCAAACGGAACCGACGACGATGAATGGACATGGGAGAGCATCAGGGACATGCATACGATATCATTCGGCATTTCCAAAGTTCAGCTTCCCGACAAACTGGTAAAGGAGGCCATGGTAAAGGACGTCGTCGCGGTCCCCCAGAACGCCGAAGTCAGCGAATGTGCCCTTAAGATGAAACGCTCAAGGGTCGACCAGCTTCCTGTAGTAAACGGCGACAAAAAGATAACATCAATGCTCTTTGATCGCAAACTGATAAAAATTCTTATAAACTGA
- a CDS encoding DNA helicase PriA encodes MIKHECGYEDDIRCKKCGAPLIENKSGLYCPHCGRQVVMICPGCGKPWG; translated from the coding sequence ATGATAAAACACGAATGCGGCTACGAGGACGATATACGCTGCAAAAAATGCGGGGCCCCTCTGATAGAAAACAAGTCAGGGCTTTACTGTCCACACTGCGGAAGGCAGGTGGTCATGATCTGTCCGGGGTGTGGGAAACCCTGGGGCTGA
- a CDS encoding preprotein translocase subunit Sec61beta produces the protein MAAKNKGGRLVSSAGLVTYYDSEDRRSFHISPKAVLIAAAATGIIIAVLNHMF, from the coding sequence ATGGCAGCGAAGAACAAAGGCGGGAGGCTGGTTTCATCCGCAGGTCTTGTCACATACTATGACAGTGAGGACAGGCGTTCGTTTCATATATCCCCGAAAGCAGTGCTTATTGCCGCAGCGGCAACCGGTATAATTATTGCAGTCCTGAATCATATGTTCTGA
- a CDS encoding coenzyme F420-0:L-glutamate ligase, which translates to MSIEVLPVEGLPILHEGDNISEEVCKRAELKDGDVICVASSVYSKTKGYTRLLESIVPGERAKRIAEKTKEDPRFIQAVLDDTKELIIEYPFVLSKMESGHVGVRAGVDNSNIERGYIIRLPPDPMGCAEEIREEIKKISGAATRVIITDTCGRSFRRGQTGVAIGWAGMKAIRDFRGDCDLFGRVLEITEEAVVDEFAAFSNFLMGESNTGVPVVIFRNCPEWKGHDSLFFSPDEDITIKAMKKENKKE; encoded by the coding sequence ATGAGTATAGAAGTTCTTCCCGTTGAAGGTCTTCCCATCCTCCACGAGGGGGATAATATTTCAGAAGAGGTCTGTAAAAGAGCAGAGCTAAAAGACGGTGATGTTATATGTGTCGCGTCATCGGTATATTCCAAAACAAAAGGTTATACAAGACTTCTCGAATCAATTGTTCCCGGGGAAAGGGCAAAGAGAATTGCTGAAAAAACCAAAGAAGACCCGCGTTTCATTCAGGCAGTCCTTGACGATACAAAAGAGCTTATAATAGAATACCCGTTTGTCCTCTCCAAAATGGAGTCAGGACACGTGGGAGTACGTGCCGGAGTTGACAACAGCAATATAGAAAGAGGGTACATCATAAGGCTTCCCCCCGACCCTATGGGTTGTGCTGAAGAGATAAGAGAGGAGATAAAAAAAATATCCGGCGCCGCAACACGCGTGATAATAACCGACACCTGCGGAAGGTCGTTTAGGAGAGGGCAGACGGGCGTTGCCATCGGCTGGGCAGGAATGAAGGCAATCCGTGACTTCAGGGGAGACTGCGACCTCTTCGGGCGTGTTCTGGAGATTACTGAAGAAGCCGTCGTGGACGAGTTTGCGGCATTCTCAAACTTTCTTATGGGTGAGAGCAACACAGGTGTCCCAGTAGTAATTTTCAGGAACTGCCCCGAATGGAAAGGCCATGACAGTCTCTTTTTCAGCCCTGATGAAGACATCACAATAAAGGCCATGAAAAAAGAGAATAAAAAGGAATAA
- a CDS encoding beta-CASP ribonuclease aCPSF1 — translation MLIEDRLKELKEKINAKVPAGINVSEVEFEGPELVIYTDDPKKFADEADLIKILARDLRKRIVVRPNVLEDPEIATTKINAVVPDGAGITDIFFDPDTGEVLIEAEKPGVVIGKNGTTLRDITKEIGWTPKVVRTPPIESSTVKQTRQFLRAVKDERKAFLRTIGRRIHRDITSKDKWVRVTTLGCCREVGRAAFLLSTPESKILIDCGEKPGSSDGFPYLYVPEISPLKSLDAVVLTHAHLDHCALVPMLYKYGYEGPVYSTPATRDLAVMLQLDYLDVISNDVNQVPYSSKEVQEYLKRSITLNYGSVTDIAPDIKLTYHNAGHILGSAIAHFHVGDGLYNIAFTGDFNYGKTRLFGPATSQFPRLEAVFMESTYGGAEDLQPSRNDAESKLYDIVNETLRRGGKVIIPAFAVGRSQEVMLALEEGMRLEKIPKVKVYLDGMIKEATAIHTTYPEYLNPDLRKLIFQEGMNPFLADCFVQVDSPTIRQDVIGGDPCIIITTSGMLNGGPVMEYLYALAPYEQNTLIFVGYQAEGTIGRRIQKGWKEVPMGRRETIVLNLEIETVDGFSGHSDRRQLMAYVNHLNPRPEKIFTIHGEEKNTIDLASSIYKRFRIETHSPRNLETYRMV, via the coding sequence ATGTTAATAGAAGACAGGCTTAAAGAGCTAAAAGAGAAGATTAACGCAAAAGTTCCGGCCGGTATAAATGTATCCGAAGTCGAATTCGAAGGCCCGGAACTTGTAATCTATACGGATGACCCTAAGAAATTTGCAGACGAAGCAGACCTTATAAAAATTCTTGCAAGAGATCTTAGGAAAAGAATAGTCGTAAGACCCAACGTTCTTGAAGACCCCGAAATAGCTACAACAAAAATAAATGCTGTTGTGCCTGACGGGGCGGGAATAACAGATATTTTCTTTGATCCCGATACCGGTGAGGTCTTAATAGAAGCTGAAAAGCCTGGTGTTGTAATAGGCAAAAACGGAACGACTCTCAGGGATATCACAAAAGAAATAGGCTGGACTCCAAAAGTCGTAAGGACTCCTCCGATAGAGAGTTCAACCGTCAAACAGACAAGGCAGTTTTTGCGTGCTGTAAAAGATGAAAGGAAAGCATTTTTACGCACAATAGGAAGAAGAATACACCGGGACATTACAAGCAAGGACAAATGGGTCCGTGTAACAACGCTCGGGTGCTGCAGGGAAGTAGGAAGAGCGGCATTTCTTCTTTCAACACCTGAAAGCAAGATACTTATCGACTGCGGTGAAAAACCGGGAAGCTCCGACGGGTTCCCATACCTTTACGTTCCCGAAATAAGCCCTCTCAAATCCCTTGACGCCGTTGTGCTTACTCATGCACACCTTGACCACTGTGCACTTGTTCCTATGCTATACAAGTACGGCTACGAAGGGCCTGTATACAGTACACCTGCGACAAGAGACCTTGCTGTAATGCTTCAGCTCGACTATCTTGATGTAATCTCAAACGATGTGAACCAGGTGCCTTACTCTTCAAAGGAAGTCCAGGAGTACCTGAAAAGATCGATTACCTTAAATTACGGCAGCGTCACCGACATCGCTCCTGACATAAAGCTTACGTACCACAACGCCGGGCATATACTCGGTTCCGCAATTGCGCATTTCCATGTAGGAGACGGCCTTTACAACATCGCCTTCACAGGAGACTTCAACTACGGAAAGACAAGACTTTTCGGCCCTGCAACGTCACAGTTCCCAAGGCTTGAAGCAGTGTTTATGGAAAGCACATACGGTGGTGCCGAGGATCTCCAGCCTTCGAGAAATGACGCCGAGTCAAAACTCTACGACATAGTCAACGAAACTCTCAGGCGCGGGGGAAAAGTGATAATTCCTGCATTCGCCGTAGGGAGGTCGCAGGAGGTAATGCTTGCACTTGAAGAGGGAATGCGCCTTGAAAAAATCCCGAAAGTAAAGGTTTATCTTGACGGAATGATCAAAGAGGCGACCGCAATTCACACGACATACCCCGAATACCTGAACCCTGACTTAAGAAAACTGATCTTCCAGGAAGGTATGAACCCGTTCCTTGCAGACTGCTTTGTCCAGGTTGATTCCCCGACAATAAGGCAGGACGTAATAGGGGGAGATCCGTGCATTATCATCACAACGAGCGGAATGCTTAACGGCGGTCCTGTTATGGAATACCTCTACGCACTTGCACCATACGAACAGAACACGCTCATATTTGTAGGATACCAGGCAGAAGGAACAATAGGCAGAAGGATCCAGAAAGGGTGGAAAGAAGTTCCTATGGGAAGACGCGAAACAATCGTTTTGAACCTTGAAATAGAGACGGTCGACGGATTTTCCGGTCATTCGGACAGAAGGCAGCTCATGGCTTACGTCAACCACTTAAACCCGAGACCTGAAAAGATATTTACAATACACGGCGAGGAAAAGAACACAATCGATCTTGCAAGCTCAATATACAAACGCTTCAGGATCGAGACCCATTCGCCAAGAAATCTTGAAACATACCGCATGGTATAA
- a CDS encoding NifB/NifX family molybdenum-iron cluster-binding protein: MKIAVAKEDENVAEHFGHCTEYAFFDVEDGKIAGREDLKSPEHAPGVIPKFLKENGADVVLACGIGQGALDLFSEMGIKVYIGVQGSIDSAIKSYLDGTLTSGSNFCDH, encoded by the coding sequence ATGAAGATAGCAGTAGCAAAAGAAGATGAGAACGTTGCTGAGCATTTCGGACACTGCACGGAGTACGCTTTCTTTGACGTCGAAGACGGTAAAATTGCCGGCAGAGAGGACCTTAAAAGCCCTGAACATGCACCTGGTGTTATTCCTAAATTTTTAAAGGAGAACGGGGCTGATGTTGTCCTTGCATGCGGGATAGGCCAGGGGGCTTTGGACCTTTTCAGTGAAATGGGGATAAAAGTTTATATCGGTGTCCAGGGAAGCATTGATTCAGCAATTAAAAGCTATCTTGACGGGACACTTACGAGTGGGTCTAATTTCTGCGATCACTAA
- a CDS encoding MFS transporter, with the protein MKNRLTAFCGTFIIMALSNAIVPVLPSFADEMPLIQGAIYSAYFFGAFITVLPAGMLSDRINRVLLIRAGLILTIISGLMLLELKSPVYIISARLIEGIAAGLFVSCAMSWINEQEQHTKLAGYYFASLNLGLVLGLLSSGILNPYFGPSGGIIVFTALSLVPALIGFIADFNSENREKTGSPAAIAKKYFLLYLSIIILTGATGAVTSLYPDFSDGDPLILSIQIGAMNIATIGASLAAPRMNLKPVPTISSFAVVTAAAVFLSYAVPYADTIATITVFALIGAAAGFIMVSQMNFLAETGYRQGAVMGLFNASGYAGMTFLPLFAGLLAQYYGYLPAFLSISVLSVFMALSIRKCTVCKT; encoded by the coding sequence ATGAAAAACCGGCTGACAGCATTTTGCGGGACATTCATAATTATGGCGCTTTCAAATGCAATCGTCCCGGTACTGCCTTCATTTGCAGACGAGATGCCTCTTATTCAGGGTGCCATCTACTCTGCATACTTTTTCGGCGCATTCATAACTGTCCTTCCTGCCGGAATGCTTTCCGACAGAATAAACAGGGTTCTTCTTATCAGGGCCGGACTTATACTGACCATTATATCCGGGCTGATGCTTCTTGAACTCAAAAGCCCTGTGTACATAATATCTGCAAGGTTAATTGAGGGAATAGCAGCAGGGCTTTTCGTCTCGTGTGCTATGTCATGGATTAACGAGCAGGAACAGCACACAAAACTTGCAGGATACTATTTTGCATCACTCAACCTGGGTCTTGTCCTGGGGCTTTTGTCATCAGGGATTTTAAACCCTTATTTCGGGCCTTCAGGCGGAATTATCGTATTCACGGCACTGTCTCTTGTTCCTGCACTGATAGGTTTTATTGCTGACTTTAACTCTGAAAACAGGGAGAAAACCGGAAGTCCGGCAGCTATTGCAAAAAAATACTTTCTGCTATACCTGTCGATAATAATACTTACAGGAGCAACAGGGGCTGTAACATCACTTTATCCGGATTTTTCAGATGGCGACCCGCTTATTTTAAGCATACAGATAGGTGCTATGAATATTGCAACAATCGGCGCATCGCTTGCAGCACCACGCATGAACTTAAAGCCCGTCCCTACAATCAGTAGTTTTGCCGTTGTTACGGCAGCAGCGGTGTTTTTAAGTTATGCGGTGCCGTATGCAGACACAATTGCAACAATAACTGTTTTTGCCCTGATTGGAGCTGCAGCAGGCTTTATCATGGTTTCACAGATGAATTTTCTTGCAGAGACAGGCTACAGGCAGGGCGCCGTCATGGGGCTTTTCAACGCTTCCGGGTACGCAGGCATGACTTTTCTTCCGCTTTTTGCAGGTCTGCTTGCACAATATTACGGCTACCTGCCGGCGTTTCTTTCGATCTCGGTGCTCTCTGTTTTTATGGCGCTGTCGATTAGAAAATGCACAGTCTGCAAAACATAA